The following proteins are encoded in a genomic region of Kosakonia oryzae:
- a CDS encoding DUF2534 family protein, with product MLEKLRTREGKKFITAVVIVFCIAVSVISKAAFEGVEEQYNLPMETWTTSMFIIQGAWVAIYSLMFTIIGSLPFGFYFLGPKDDKG from the coding sequence ATGCTGGAAAAACTGCGTACCCGCGAGGGGAAAAAATTTATCACGGCGGTGGTGATTGTGTTTTGTATTGCCGTCAGCGTGATCTCGAAAGCCGCCTTCGAGGGCGTGGAAGAGCAGTACAATCTGCCGATGGAAACGTGGACCACCTCGATGTTTATCATTCAGGGCGCCTGGGTGGCGATTTACAGCCTGATGTTTACCATTATTGGCTCGCTGCCCTTTGGCTTTTACTTCCTCGGCCCGAAAGACGACAAAGGCTAA
- a CDS encoding methyl-accepting chemotaxis protein — MARPLVSKKMSTRAQMLLTGAITITLGFVVTIGVLSWQSSHAQKSLAEHYLQQIAQSEALKIQQQLSYARDVAHNLGHSLIALPQGGVTDRKVADKLMESTLRDNPDYLSISVIFEENAYDGRDAEFTGKPDQAPQGRYAFFVDRDPSGSYKMHPLLSYLTPGQGDYYLLPQKSQKDTLIEPYSYAYNGVPTLLTSVAAPIVSDGKLHGVVTSDISLASLQQAVNQIKPWAGGGYAVLLSTAGKVISYPDKSLTSKPYPGKTDNFSSSVVEQDDPILGEKALVTWQPITIGNSSDSWYLGVVAPVSQVMAAANRQLFSAIILGVISILLVSALLGLLFSRKVLKPIGGEPLEGATIALSVADGKLDNAIHVKQGDRSSLFYALHTMQAQLRQIVGQIKEASDSVRQGAGEIVSGNINLSSRTEQQASALEQTAASMEQFSATVKHNAENAHQATVLTANATQIASRGEALVSRVVSTMAQIDDSARKIGDITAIINSIAFQTNILALNAAVEAARAGEQGRGFAVVASEVRNLAQRSANAVKEIGALIEESGKRVETGVQLVNDAGKTMQEMTQAVNSVQSIITEIVSASDEQAKGIGQVTIAVNEMDGVTQQNASLVQQMAAAATSLEDQAQQLAQSVQQFRLEA, encoded by the coding sequence ATGGCCAGACCACTCGTGAGTAAAAAAATGAGTACCCGCGCGCAAATGCTGCTGACGGGTGCCATCACCATCACCCTTGGCTTTGTGGTAACGATTGGGGTGCTGAGCTGGCAATCCAGTCATGCGCAAAAAAGTCTCGCCGAACATTATCTCCAGCAGATCGCGCAAAGCGAAGCGCTGAAAATCCAGCAGCAACTCAGTTACGCCCGCGATGTGGCGCATAACCTCGGACATAGCTTGATTGCCCTGCCGCAGGGCGGCGTTACCGATCGTAAAGTGGCGGATAAGCTCATGGAATCCACCCTGCGCGATAACCCGGATTACCTCTCCATTTCGGTCATTTTTGAAGAAAATGCCTATGATGGGCGCGATGCGGAATTCACCGGCAAGCCCGATCAGGCACCACAAGGGCGTTATGCCTTCTTTGTCGATCGCGATCCCTCCGGCAGCTACAAAATGCATCCGCTGCTCTCTTATCTGACACCGGGCCAGGGTGACTACTATCTGCTGCCGCAGAAAAGCCAGAAAGATACGCTGATTGAACCCTACAGCTATGCCTATAACGGTGTGCCGACGCTGCTGACCTCGGTGGCAGCACCGATTGTCAGCGACGGCAAATTGCACGGCGTGGTGACATCCGATATTTCGCTGGCATCGTTGCAGCAGGCAGTGAATCAGATCAAACCGTGGGCGGGCGGCGGCTACGCGGTACTGCTCTCGACCGCCGGGAAAGTGATTTCTTATCCGGATAAGAGCCTGACCAGCAAACCGTATCCCGGCAAAACGGATAACTTCAGCAGCAGCGTGGTAGAGCAGGACGATCCGATCCTCGGTGAGAAAGCTCTGGTTACCTGGCAACCGATTACCATTGGCAACAGCAGCGATAGCTGGTATCTCGGCGTTGTCGCGCCGGTAAGCCAGGTGATGGCGGCGGCGAATCGCCAGCTTTTCAGCGCTATTATTCTTGGCGTGATCAGCATATTGCTGGTCAGTGCGCTGCTGGGGCTTCTCTTCAGCCGCAAAGTGCTGAAGCCGATTGGTGGCGAGCCGCTGGAAGGCGCGACCATTGCGCTCTCCGTGGCGGATGGCAAGCTGGATAACGCTATCCACGTTAAGCAGGGCGATCGCAGCAGCCTGTTCTATGCGCTGCATACCATGCAGGCGCAGTTGCGGCAGATTGTCGGCCAGATAAAAGAGGCCAGCGATTCCGTGCGCCAGGGCGCCGGGGAGATTGTCAGCGGTAATATCAACCTCTCGTCGCGCACCGAGCAGCAAGCGTCGGCGCTGGAGCAAACGGCCGCCAGTATGGAGCAGTTCAGCGCGACGGTGAAACATAACGCGGAAAACGCGCACCAGGCGACGGTACTGACGGCGAATGCCACGCAGATCGCCAGCCGTGGCGAGGCGCTGGTCAGTCGGGTGGTGTCTACCATGGCGCAAATTGATGACAGCGCGCGCAAGATCGGCGATATCACCGCCATCATTAACAGCATTGCTTTCCAGACCAATATCCTGGCGCTGAACGCCGCGGTAGAAGCGGCGCGGGCGGGCGAGCAGGGGCGCGGTTTTGCGGTGGTGGCCTCAGAAGTGCGCAACCTGGCGCAGCGCAGCGCCAACGCCGTGAAAGAGATTGGCGCGCTGATTGAAGAGTCCGGCAAGCGAGTGGAAACCGGCGTTCAACTGGTTAACGACGCCGGGAAAACCATGCAGGAGATGACGCAAGCGGTGAACTCGGTACAGTCGATCATTACCGAGATCGTCAGTGCATCGGATGAGCAGGCCAAAGGTATTGGCCAGGTGACCATCGCAGTGAACGAGATGGACGGCGTAACGCAACAGAACGCTTCACTGGTGCAGCAGATGGCCGCAGCCGCTACTTCGCTTGAGGATCAGGCGCAGCAGCTTGCGCAAAGCGTGCAGCAATTCCGGCTGGAAGCGTAA
- a CDS encoding VOC family protein codes for MKIAHVALWTRNLDAQRIFWRDFFSASSNEKYVSKNRAGFASYFISLKDGPTIELMTLPELADAPANPEFVGWAHIAITVGRVETVDAMAEKARQQDKLASPARWTGDGFYEAVILDPDGNRIELVAE; via the coding sequence ATGAAAATAGCCCACGTCGCGCTCTGGACGCGTAACCTCGACGCTCAGCGAATATTCTGGCGCGACTTTTTTTCCGCCAGCAGTAATGAAAAATATGTCAGTAAAAATCGCGCGGGATTCGCCTCGTACTTTATCTCGCTAAAAGATGGCCCGACGATTGAGCTGATGACGCTGCCGGAACTGGCCGATGCGCCAGCAAACCCGGAATTTGTCGGCTGGGCGCACATCGCCATTACCGTTGGCCGCGTCGAAACCGTGGATGCGATGGCAGAAAAAGCGCGCCAGCAGGATAAACTCGCCAGCCCGGCAAGATGGACTGGCGATGGTTTTTATGAAGCGGTGATCCTCGATCCAGACGGCAACCGTATCGAACTGGTCGCCGAATAG
- the pheP gene encoding phenylalanine transporter: MKNASQAAGNVTDAGPETGPTLQRGLKNRHIQLIALGGAIGTGLFLGIGPAIQMAGPAVLLGYGIAGIIAFLIMRQLGEMVVEEPVSGSFSHFAYKYWGPFAGFLSGWNYWAMFVLVGMAELTAAGIYMQYWFPLVPTWIWAAAFFVIINAVNLVNVRLYGETEFWFALIKVIAIIGMIAFGLWMLFTGHGGERASFDNLWRYNGFFATGWHGLILALAVIMFSFGGLELIGITAAEASEPHTTIPKAVNQVVYRILLFYIGSLVVLLALYPWIDVKANSSPFVMIFHDLDSNLVASALNFVILVASLSVYNSGVYSNSRMLFGLSVQGNAPAFLTRVSRRGVPINSLFLSAAITSLVVLVNYLLPQKAFGMLMALVVATLLLNWIMISLAHLKFRAAMRRKGRDPQFRALIFPAGNYLCIGFMLMILVLMYTMEDMRLSAVLLPAWIAFLFVAFKLLRRAPQRA; this comes from the coding sequence GTGAAAAACGCGTCACAGGCAGCGGGTAACGTAACCGATGCCGGGCCGGAAACAGGGCCGACACTACAACGGGGATTAAAAAACCGTCATATTCAGTTAATTGCGCTGGGCGGCGCGATTGGTACCGGGTTATTCCTTGGTATTGGCCCGGCGATTCAAATGGCCGGGCCTGCCGTGCTGCTGGGTTACGGCATCGCCGGGATTATTGCTTTCCTGATCATGCGCCAGCTTGGCGAAATGGTGGTAGAAGAGCCGGTTTCCGGTTCGTTTTCGCACTTTGCCTATAAATACTGGGGACCGTTTGCCGGTTTCCTCTCTGGCTGGAACTACTGGGCAATGTTTGTGCTGGTGGGCATGGCCGAGCTGACTGCCGCCGGGATCTATATGCAGTACTGGTTCCCGCTGGTGCCGACCTGGATCTGGGCGGCCGCGTTCTTTGTCATTATCAACGCCGTCAACCTGGTGAACGTGCGCCTGTACGGCGAAACCGAGTTCTGGTTTGCGCTGATCAAAGTGATCGCCATCATCGGTATGATCGCTTTTGGCCTGTGGATGCTGTTTACCGGTCACGGTGGTGAACGCGCCAGCTTCGATAATCTCTGGCGTTACAACGGCTTTTTCGCCACCGGCTGGCATGGGCTGATTCTCGCGCTGGCGGTGATTATGTTCTCTTTCGGCGGTCTGGAGCTGATTGGCATCACTGCCGCCGAAGCCAGCGAGCCGCACACCACCATTCCGAAAGCGGTGAATCAGGTGGTGTACCGCATTTTGCTGTTCTATATCGGTTCGCTGGTCGTGCTGTTGGCGCTTTATCCGTGGATTGATGTCAAAGCGAACAGCAGCCCGTTTGTAATGATTTTCCACGATCTGGACAGCAATCTGGTGGCTTCTGCGCTGAACTTCGTGATTCTGGTGGCTTCTCTGTCGGTATATAACAGCGGGGTTTACTCCAACAGCCGTATGTTATTTGGCCTCTCTGTGCAGGGTAACGCGCCCGCGTTTCTGACTCGCGTCAGCCGTCGCGGCGTGCCGATCAACTCGCTGTTTCTCTCGGCGGCCATCACCTCGCTGGTGGTGCTGGTGAACTATCTGCTGCCACAAAAAGCGTTCGGCATGCTGATGGCACTGGTGGTGGCGACCCTGCTGCTGAACTGGATCATGATTTCGCTGGCGCACCTGAAGTTCCGCGCAGCGATGCGCCGTAAAGGGCGCGATCCGCAATTCAGGGCGCTGATCTTCCCGGCGGGCAACTATCTGTGCATCGGTTTTATGCTGATGATCCTCGTGTTGATGTACACCATGGAAGATATGCGCCTGTCAGCCGTGCTGTTGCCAGCGTGGATCGCATTCCTGTTCGTGGCTTTCAAGCTGCTGCGTCGCGCACCGCAGCGCGCGTAA
- a CDS encoding DMT family transporter, with protein sequence MTRQRQADLFLVLTTMIAACGWIFSREAISGMPVFAFLGLRFFGAALVLLPFCRGQRIPWEKMRQVVISGLWMALNLCLWIWSVSTTASLGEGAFIMSLSMLFVPLVAWGMMHTRPARAYWECLPVAIIGLGLLSLHTPITFHASQGWFLLTAFVQSIYFCYTSRCAREVPLLPLTAVQLAITGIAGLAISALFESWTQPFTASTAGWLAASILIATSLRFGLQLQGQKYAAVASAAIIMVLEPLLTVIAASLWYGERLPLQKIIGGVLILLAQIWFRWRMVSRLPSKV encoded by the coding sequence ATGACCCGGCAACGACAAGCCGACCTCTTCCTCGTTCTGACCACCATGATTGCCGCCTGTGGCTGGATTTTCTCCCGCGAGGCGATTTCTGGTATGCCGGTTTTTGCCTTTCTCGGGCTGCGTTTTTTCGGCGCCGCGCTGGTGCTGCTGCCGTTTTGCCGTGGACAGCGGATTCCGTGGGAGAAAATGCGCCAGGTGGTGATTAGCGGCCTGTGGATGGCGCTTAACCTCTGTCTGTGGATCTGGTCGGTATCGACCACGGCGTCGCTGGGCGAGGGGGCATTTATCATGAGCCTGTCGATGCTTTTTGTGCCGCTGGTTGCTTGGGGAATGATGCACACCCGTCCGGCGCGCGCGTACTGGGAGTGTCTGCCGGTGGCGATTATTGGCCTCGGGCTGTTAAGCCTGCATACGCCAATTACGTTTCACGCCAGCCAGGGCTGGTTCCTGCTGACGGCGTTCGTGCAATCGATCTACTTTTGCTATACCAGCCGCTGTGCGCGGGAAGTGCCGCTGCTGCCGTTGACGGCGGTGCAACTGGCGATTACCGGTATCGCCGGATTAGCGATTTCGGCGCTGTTTGAGTCATGGACGCAACCGTTCACCGCCAGCACCGCAGGCTGGCTGGCGGCCAGCATCCTGATCGCCACCAGCTTGCGCTTTGGCCTGCAATTGCAGGGGCAGAAATATGCTGCCGTTGCCAGCGCCGCCATTATTATGGTGCTGGAGCCACTGTTGACGGTGATTGCCGCCTCCCTCTGGTACGGCGAGCGTCTGCCGCTGCAAAAAATTATTGGCGGGGTGCTGATCCTGCTCGCGCAGATCTGGTTCCGCTGGCGGATGGTGTCACGTCTGCCCTCAAAGGTGTAA
- a CDS encoding PhzF family phenazine biosynthesis protein, with amino-acid sequence MELDIYQVDAFSARPFSGNPAGVCITPHGLESGLMQQIADEMAVSETAFLNLADNNLRWFTPQAEVDLCGHGTLATAHILRQTGRLQAGETITFQTLSGPLSATLGAESIQLDFPLLTPQLHSAVPPALLDALGLERGQVRDYGLFGPKQLVVVDDAQIVRALQPDFQALSALPGRGVVITAPGDGEYDMLSRYFAPWVGVNEDPVTGSAHCALAAYWSERLGKRSLTAYQASRRGGVLALHCTNDGRVLMSGAAHTVLAGTLHL; translated from the coding sequence GTGGAACTCGATATTTATCAGGTGGACGCGTTCAGTGCGCGTCCTTTTTCCGGCAACCCGGCGGGCGTATGCATCACGCCGCACGGGCTGGAGAGCGGGTTAATGCAGCAGATTGCCGATGAGATGGCAGTGTCGGAAACCGCGTTTCTCAATCTTGCTGATAACAACCTGCGCTGGTTCACACCGCAGGCCGAAGTGGATTTGTGCGGCCACGGTACGCTGGCGACGGCGCATATCCTGCGCCAGACCGGGCGGCTGCAAGCGGGTGAAACGATCACGTTTCAGACGCTCTCCGGCCCGCTATCCGCCACGCTCGGCGCAGAGAGTATCCAGCTCGATTTCCCGTTACTCACCCCGCAACTGCACAGCGCGGTGCCGCCGGCTTTACTCGATGCGCTGGGGCTGGAGCGCGGGCAAGTGCGTGATTACGGCCTGTTTGGCCCTAAGCAGTTGGTGGTGGTTGATGATGCGCAGATCGTGCGGGCATTGCAGCCGGACTTCCAGGCCCTGAGCGCATTACCGGGACGCGGCGTGGTCATTACCGCGCCAGGCGATGGGGAATATGACATGCTGTCGCGCTATTTTGCGCCGTGGGTTGGCGTCAATGAAGATCCGGTCACCGGCTCGGCGCACTGTGCGCTGGCAGCCTACTGGTCAGAGCGACTGGGTAAGCGCTCGCTTACCGCTTACCAGGCATCACGGCGCGGCGGCGTGCTGGCGCTTCACTGCACCAACGATGGCCGCGTGCTGATGAGCGGCGCGGCACATACGGTACTGGCAGGAACATTACACCTTTGA
- a CDS encoding MFS transporter produces the protein MKTSAVSPGRAGLILLLTGQMLPQIDTSITNVALDSITQSLHTSATQLALIVALYGVAFAVCLAMGSKLGDNFGRKRLFLAGVALFGLASLLCGLANSVSALLAARTLQGIGAALIVPQILATLHVTLKGTAHARAISLYGGIGGVSFIIGQMCGGWLVSADIAGLGWRNAFFINVPICLLVLALNRYLPETRNDTRTRIDWQGTFALALILCCLLFPLALGPELHWPWPTQAALLALFPLALWMRTSALRQQRTGLVPLVPPHLLKLHSVRFGLLIALLFFTAWSGFMFCMALTLQAGMGMTPYQSGNSFVALGIAYFVSAWYAPKLIARYSMRTILLTGLVIQVSGLLALIATLQLSGRLVGVLALAPSTALIGYGQALIVNSFYRIGMRDITTQDAGAGSALLSTLQQSTLGLGPAALGSVFLYLVGQSNGNYSTALSGFLVTEVVMMLVLAAAAVSARQQLAHRCPAS, from the coding sequence ATGAAAACGTCTGCTGTTTCACCAGGCCGGGCAGGCCTGATCCTTCTGCTGACCGGGCAGATGCTGCCCCAGATAGATACTTCAATCACCAACGTTGCGCTCGATTCGATCACCCAGTCGTTGCACACCAGCGCCACGCAACTGGCGTTAATCGTTGCCCTGTACGGCGTGGCGTTTGCCGTCTGTCTGGCGATGGGCAGCAAGCTGGGCGATAACTTTGGCCGCAAACGCCTGTTTTTAGCGGGCGTAGCGCTGTTTGGCCTCGCCTCGCTGCTGTGCGGTCTGGCGAACTCCGTCTCCGCACTGTTGGCCGCCCGTACGTTGCAGGGTATCGGCGCGGCGCTGATCGTGCCGCAAATTCTCGCCACGTTGCATGTCACGTTAAAAGGCACCGCGCACGCTCGCGCCATTAGTCTGTATGGCGGTATTGGCGGCGTGTCATTCATTATTGGCCAGATGTGCGGTGGCTGGCTGGTATCAGCGGATATCGCCGGGTTGGGCTGGCGCAACGCCTTCTTTATCAACGTCCCGATTTGTCTGCTGGTACTGGCGCTGAACCGCTACCTGCCGGAGACGCGCAACGACACCCGGACACGTATTGACTGGCAGGGCACGTTCGCACTGGCGCTAATCCTCTGCTGCCTGTTATTCCCACTGGCGCTCGGCCCGGAGCTGCACTGGCCGTGGCCGACACAGGCCGCGCTGCTGGCGCTGTTCCCGCTGGCTCTGTGGATGCGTACCAGCGCCTTGCGACAACAGCGCACCGGTCTGGTTCCGCTGGTGCCGCCGCATCTGCTTAAGCTGCACAGCGTTCGTTTTGGTCTGCTGATTGCGCTGCTGTTTTTCACCGCGTGGTCCGGCTTTATGTTCTGCATGGCGCTGACGTTGCAGGCGGGCATGGGAATGACGCCGTACCAGTCCGGTAACAGCTTTGTGGCGCTCGGTATCGCCTATTTTGTCTCCGCCTGGTATGCGCCGAAACTGATTGCCCGTTACAGCATGCGTACGATTTTACTGACCGGGCTGGTCATTCAGGTGAGCGGCCTGCTGGCGCTGATCGCCACATTACAACTCTCCGGGCGGCTGGTCGGCGTGCTGGCGCTGGCGCCTTCCACTGCGCTCATTGGTTACGGCCAGGCGCTGATTGTGAACAGCTTTTACCGCATCGGAATGCGGGATATCACCACGCAGGATGCGGGCGCTGGCAGCGCGCTGCTCAGCACGCTGCAACAGTCGACACTGGGTCTCGGCCCGGCCGCGCTCGGCAGCGTATTTCTCTATCTGGTGGGTCAGTCAAACGGCAATTACAGCACCGCGCTGAGCGGCTTTCTGGTGACAGAAGTGGTCATGATGCTGGTACTGGCAGCCGCAGCAGTCAGCGCGCGCCAGCAACTGGCTCACCGTTGTCCGGCCAGTTAA
- a CDS encoding helix-turn-helix transcriptional regulator: MTLISDRMMDVTIQDENRKQLGAFLRARRESLDPQRLGLPRSGRRRTPGLRREEVALLADVGVTWYTWLEQGRDVNPSSAVLQAIASALQCSPTETRHLFLLAGLTPAETLNVPQCEGISEGTRRLLDSLLPQPASIQKPNFDIVAWNVAFERLMGIKFAEIPEDERNCIYLYLTHPQWRNRLGSDDSILQTFVAYFRAAMAEHRGDPLWEAKLARFCAASTEFATLWRKYLDVRGVENKLKLFTHPQLGEFTLQQMYWYSAPRNGSRLLVYLPVDAAGERALSWLAENA; this comes from the coding sequence ATGACGCTAATAAGCGATCGGATGATGGATGTAACCATCCAGGATGAAAACCGCAAACAGCTCGGCGCATTTTTACGCGCCCGCCGGGAGAGCCTCGATCCGCAGCGTCTGGGGCTGCCGCGCAGTGGTCGGCGGCGCACGCCGGGGCTGCGACGTGAAGAAGTGGCACTGCTGGCCGATGTTGGCGTCACCTGGTATACCTGGCTGGAGCAGGGACGGGATGTGAACCCTTCGTCAGCGGTTTTACAGGCCATTGCCAGCGCGTTGCAGTGTTCGCCCACCGAAACGCGGCACCTGTTTTTACTCGCCGGATTAACGCCTGCCGAAACGCTGAATGTGCCGCAATGCGAGGGAATTAGCGAGGGCACGCGCCGCCTGCTGGATAGCCTGTTGCCGCAACCGGCCAGTATTCAGAAACCTAATTTTGATATTGTGGCGTGGAACGTCGCTTTTGAGCGTCTGATGGGGATTAAGTTCGCTGAAATCCCCGAAGATGAGCGCAATTGCATCTACCTTTATCTGACGCATCCGCAGTGGCGCAACCGTCTTGGCAGCGATGACAGCATATTGCAGACATTTGTGGCCTATTTTCGTGCGGCGATGGCGGAGCACCGTGGCGATCCGTTATGGGAAGCGAAGCTGGCGCGCTTTTGCGCGGCATCGACCGAATTTGCCACGCTGTGGCGGAAATATCTGGATGTGCGCGGCGTGGAAAACAAGCTGAAACTGTTTACCCATCCGCAGTTGGGAGAGTTTACCTTACAGCAAATGTACTGGTACTCAGCACCGCGTAACGGTTCGCGGCTGCTGGTTTATCTGCCGGTGGATGCAGCGGGGGAGCGGGCGCTTAGCTGGCTGGCTGAGAACGCGTAG
- a CDS encoding MmcQ/YjbR family DNA-binding protein codes for MDSKTLRACAHRIALEMPFTEHCWPFGPEYDVFKVCGKIFMLTATAHGRALVNLKAEPQTSLLNQQIYPSIEPGYHMNKKHWISVYAGEDIDESLLASLIQASWDRVVDGLSRKEQQRLRPTRSQPAS; via the coding sequence ATGGACAGTAAAACATTGCGGGCCTGCGCGCACCGTATTGCGCTTGAGATGCCATTTACCGAGCACTGCTGGCCGTTTGGCCCGGAATATGATGTGTTCAAAGTGTGCGGCAAAATTTTTATGCTAACCGCCACTGCCCACGGCAGAGCACTGGTGAACCTGAAAGCAGAGCCGCAAACTTCCCTGCTCAACCAGCAAATCTACCCCAGTATTGAACCGGGGTATCACATGAACAAAAAACACTGGATTTCCGTCTATGCAGGGGAAGATATCGACGAATCGCTGCTTGCCTCGCTGATTCAGGCGTCGTGGGATCGGGTGGTGGATGGCCTTTCGCGCAAAGAGCAGCAGCGCCTGCGCCCTACGCGTTCTCAGCCAGCCAGCTAA
- a CDS encoding TetR/AcrR family transcriptional regulator, whose protein sequence is MARPKSEDKKQALLEAATEAIAQSGIAASTALIARNAGVAEGTLFRYFATKDDLLNALYLHLKTDLCGTMLENLDRTINDPKVHTHSVWDSYIDWGIRHPNGHCAVRQISVSEKLRPETRQQVTDIFPELHELCHRSVLPVFLDGEFAPFGDAIFLTLADTTITFASRDPSRAKEIKRLGFEAMWRALTAEGIDGQ, encoded by the coding sequence GTGGCTCGTCCAAAGAGTGAAGACAAAAAGCAAGCGTTACTGGAAGCAGCAACCGAAGCCATCGCGCAGTCCGGGATCGCCGCTTCCACCGCCTTAATAGCCCGCAATGCGGGAGTTGCGGAAGGAACGCTGTTTCGCTACTTCGCCACCAAAGACGACCTGCTGAACGCACTTTACCTGCATCTGAAAACAGACCTGTGCGGCACCATGCTGGAGAATCTCGATCGCACCATCAACGATCCGAAAGTGCATACGCATTCGGTCTGGGACAGCTATATCGACTGGGGAATTCGTCACCCCAACGGCCACTGCGCAGTGCGGCAAATTTCCGTCAGCGAAAAACTGCGCCCGGAAACCCGCCAGCAGGTTACCGATATCTTTCCGGAGCTGCATGAGCTCTGCCACCGCTCGGTATTGCCGGTTTTTCTCGACGGCGAATTCGCGCCGTTTGGCGATGCCATTTTCCTGACGCTGGCGGATACCACCATCACCTTTGCCAGCCGCGATCCTTCCCGCGCCAAAGAGATCAAACGCCTCGGTTTTGAAGCGATGTGGCGCGCACTGACCGCTGAGGGGATAGATGGACAGTAA
- a CDS encoding MBL fold metallo-hydrolase: MKRLIFSVVMVMLVASAASLPFVLNAGFGKAPQGEQLTEVEKSPHYRDGKFQNTLPTPGFTGKKNMLAAWWDFLVTKRENVRPQQPLPMVQTDLASLPVEQDTLVWMGHSSWYLQLAGKRILIDPVLSDYAAPFSFLNKAFAGNEAWTAQSLPEIDLLIISHDHYDHLDYATIKALMPKIKQVVTPLGVGSHLRYWGMNPQIIREADWQQKVAIDDELAVHVLPARHFSGRGLKRNQTQWASFMFVTDQRKVYYSGDTGYGPHFKAIGEQFGPVDIAIMENGQYDEDWKYIHMMPEQAAQAAEEINARAVLPGHAGRFVLAKHTWDDPYKRLAAASRGKSFRLLTPMLGEPVLAANDAQEFRAWWE, encoded by the coding sequence ATGAAGCGTCTCATTTTCAGCGTGGTCATGGTTATGCTCGTTGCGTCCGCCGCCAGTTTACCCTTTGTTTTGAATGCCGGATTTGGCAAAGCGCCGCAAGGCGAACAGCTTACGGAAGTCGAAAAATCACCCCATTACCGTGACGGCAAATTTCAAAATACGCTGCCGACGCCAGGCTTTACCGGCAAGAAAAATATGCTGGCCGCGTGGTGGGATTTTCTGGTCACCAAACGGGAAAATGTCCGTCCGCAGCAGCCGCTGCCAATGGTGCAAACGGATCTTGCCAGCCTGCCTGTGGAACAGGACACGCTGGTATGGATGGGGCACTCTTCGTGGTACCTGCAACTGGCGGGCAAACGTATCCTGATCGATCCGGTGCTGAGCGACTACGCCGCGCCGTTTTCATTTCTCAATAAAGCGTTTGCCGGGAATGAGGCATGGACAGCGCAGAGCCTGCCGGAGATCGATCTGCTGATCATTTCTCACGATCACTATGACCACCTGGATTACGCCACCATCAAAGCGCTGATGCCGAAAATCAAACAGGTCGTAACGCCGCTGGGCGTCGGTTCTCACCTGCGTTACTGGGGCATGAATCCGCAGATTATTCGTGAAGCGGACTGGCAGCAGAAGGTAGCGATCGACGATGAACTGGCGGTACATGTGCTGCCGGCGCGCCATTTTTCCGGGCGCGGTCTGAAACGTAACCAGACGCAGTGGGCCAGTTTTATGTTCGTCACCGATCAGCGTAAGGTCTATTACAGCGGCGATACTGGCTACGGCCCGCATTTTAAAGCCATCGGCGAGCAGTTTGGCCCGGTGGACATCGCCATCATGGAAAACGGTCAGTATGACGAAGACTGGAAGTACATCCACATGATGCCGGAACAGGCCGCACAGGCGGCGGAAGAGATTAATGCACGCGCGGTTCTGCCGGGCCACGCGGGGCGTTTTGTGTTGGCAAAACACACATGGGACGATCCGTACAAACGGCTGGCGGCAGCAAGTCGGGGCAAAAGTTTTCGTTTACTCACACCGATGCTGGGCGAACCGGTTCTTGCGGCTAACGATGCGCAGGAATTCCGTGCCTGGTGGGAATAA
- a CDS encoding RamA family antibiotic efflux transcriptional regulator, with amino-acid sequence MTISAQVIDTIVEWIDDNLHQPLRIDDIAAHAGYSKWHLQRLFLQYKGESLGRYIRERKLSLAAQDLLNTNQKVYDICLKYGFDSQQTFTRTFTRTFNQPPGAYRRENHPHTH; translated from the coding sequence ATGACTATTTCCGCTCAGGTTATCGACACTATCGTCGAGTGGATCGACGACAATCTCCATCAACCGTTACGTATTGATGATATTGCAGCGCACGCGGGCTATTCCAAATGGCACCTGCAACGCCTCTTCTTGCAGTACAAAGGGGAGAGTCTTGGACGTTATATTCGCGAGCGTAAACTGTCGCTTGCCGCGCAGGATTTACTCAATACCAATCAGAAGGTTTACGATATCTGCCTGAAGTACGGCTTTGATTCGCAACAAACCTTCACGCGTACCTTTACCCGCACGTTTAATCAGCCGCCGGGTGCGTATCGTCGGGAGAACCACCCGCATACGCATTAA